The sequence GTTGGAACAATTGCATTATCAGTTATGACATTTTTTTCAGAAGGGATTAATATCCGTGCATTTATCGGAATTGGCATAATGCTTGCCAGTCTTATTGCTGCCGGTATTGGTAAGTTCTTAATTCAGAATCATTTTATTAAAGCTTTGCTCATTAATCTTACGCCTTCAATTGCTACATTTGTATATGCTTTTGTTTTAGGCGGCAACTCAGTTGCATTTCTTGCCAACTTTGTATTTCTATCAATGATGGCATTATATTTTGATAAGAAGTACATTATATATTACTCTGTTCCTGTTGCTAATATTGCACTTATATGTACCATATTTTTCCCATTCGTTATTGATGGGGCTAATTACGACAGAGTAGATGCCTTTACAAAGGTATTCCTTTTTGACCTTGTTGCTATTATTTTATACAAAGCTGTTGACAGAGGACGAGAGCTTCTTTCTCAGAGTGAAGAAACACTATCTACTATTAACAGCAACTCACATGCAGCCAATGACATAGCCATTAATCTTAATTCAGCTATCGAAAATTGTAAGAACGGTCTTGATAACTTATCTGAACAGGCAACTAAGGTAAATGAAGCTGCTTCTCAGATGAATACCGTTATTGACGATACAACCAATGCAACTATATCTGTAACTGAGAGAATTCAGGATGCCACCGATGAAATCAATAAGAATTATGAGCTTTCCAAAGAGCTTGATGCTGGCTTCGAAAAAGTTGATACATCAGTCAGAGCCGGTAATAACGAAGTAAATGTTGTTAAAAACACTCTTTCGGAGATGGCAGAAACTGTTGGCTCTGCCAGAGGAGCTATGTCTGAGCTTATGAACGAGATGTCTAAGATTACTTCAATTCTTGAAGAAATCAACGCAATTGCAGCCCAGACTAATCTTCTTTCTCTTAATGCCTCAATTGAAGCCGCAAGAGCCGGTGAACATGGTAAAGGATTTGCTGTAGTTGCAGATGAAATCCGTCATCTTTCTGAACAGAGTTCAGAAGCTGCAGACAATATACACAAAATCATTAACGGTCTTTCAGGTATGACAGATGAAGTTTCTAACCGCGTGAATGCAGGTGCTGAATCAGCTAATGATGTTGTTTCCAAGATGGACACTCTTGTCAATGTCCTCACCGGAATCAATGATTCAACAGAAGTTGCACACGATCTTGTAAGAGAACAGTATAAGGTAATCGAATCTGTCAGGACAGCTTTTGACAGCGTTAACTCAGACATTCAGACGCTTGTTGCTACCTCTGAAGAGAACGCTGCAATGATATCTAATATTTCAGAGAGCATCCGCCAGCAGGAAGAAGCCGTTTCGAATGTTGACGATGGCATCGAGCATGTCTTAAAGCTTTCTGGTGAATTAAAAGAACATTTTAATTAATATGCATATAAAAAGTGGCAGTCTTCAAAAATACCTGAAGTCCTGCCACTATTTTTAACATAAACCTATCTTTTTATCCAATCTAGTTTCTCCAATTAAGTTCCCCTAATCAAGAAAGCTTCATATCTCCATCTTTAACCCAGCCAATCTTTTTAAGAAGCATATTAATAAGCGGACATATCACTGCCGGAAGAATGAATGATATAAGAATCATTCCAGCCCAGTCAAATCCTGTAATTGCTGCCTTAGTTCCATTAGCAATATCAGCTATCCAACCGGAATATACACCTATCTGTCCAACCAGTCCGCATGTACCCATACCAGATGATACCGGAGTGCCATTCATCTGCAGCTTGAACAGGCATGTTGCCATAGGACCTGTAATTGCAGATGTAACTATCGGTGCAATCCATATTCTCGGATTCTTAATTATATTTCCCATCTGAAGCATTGATGTACCAATTCCCTGAGAAACAAGTCCTCCCCATCGGTTCTCCTTAAATGACATAACTGCAAATCCAACCATCTGCGCACAGCAGCCTGCAACTGCTGCTCCGCCTGCAAGCCCAGTAAGTCCAAATGCAGCACATATCGCTGCTGATGATATAGGAAGTGTAAGTGCAATTCCAACAAGAACTGATACTGCAATTCCCATAAGGAAAGGCTGAAGATTAGTTGCAAGCATAATAAGTTCGCCAATCTTCATTGCCGCTTTTCCCAAAGCCGGTGCAATAAGAGCCGCTACTCCTGTTCCAACACCTATAGTAACAAGCGGTGTAACAAGAATATCTATCTTAGTTTCTTTAGAAATCATCTTACCTGCTTCTGCTGCAATAATGGCAACAAAATATACTGCAAGCGGACCACCTGCACCGCCAAGTGCATTAGATGCAAATCCAACAGTTATAAGTGAAAACAGTACAAGTGGAGGGCATTTCAGTGCATAACCGATTGCCACTGCCATTGCCGGTCCGCTCATTGCTGACGCAAGCCCTCCAACTGTATAATTGACACCGCTCACTGTTGCCACAGTATTAGTAAGAAAACCAATATGCAGCTGTGTTCCCAGCGTATTAAGAATCGTTCCTATAAGCAACGAACAGAACAATCCCTGTGCCATCGCACCCAGTGCATCAATACCATACCTTTTAACTGAAACTTCAATATCCTTCCGCTTCAGAAATGTCTTAAATTTCTCCCACATAATAAACCTCACTTTGTAAATTTTCATTATGATAGCATATTACGATGGGATTGTGAATATAGCAATTTTTACTCACCCTATATCATCCAAATTGGTACGATATAGTTATCCTTATCAATTGCACCAAGTGAAGGCTTCATACAGACAACTGCTCCACTTTGTAAGATAACATACCAGCCCCGTATCATAAAAATACAACTTTGGAGTTTTTACAAGACGCTTTAGCAGATTATTAGAATACGGATGAAGATAAAAAATAATACCAAGAGTTTCCAAAATTTCAAGCCAATCCTTTGCCTGTGTCTAGATTAATATCTGCGTCTCTTGCTATTTCTGCCTGAGACATAGATGTAAGAGAAAGTACTGCCACTCTTCCTGCTAAGAATTCCG is a genomic window of [Eubacterium] eligens ATCC 27750 containing:
- a CDS encoding methyl-accepting chemotaxis protein; this encodes MDKLHSHNYLIVLVGTIALSVMTFFSEGINIRAFIGIGIMLASLIAAGIGKFLIQNHFIKALLINLTPSIATFVYAFVLGGNSVAFLANFVFLSMMALYFDKKYIIYYSVPVANIALICTIFFPFVIDGANYDRVDAFTKVFLFDLVAIILYKAVDRGRELLSQSEETLSTINSNSHAANDIAINLNSAIENCKNGLDNLSEQATKVNEAASQMNTVIDDTTNATISVTERIQDATDEINKNYELSKELDAGFEKVDTSVRAGNNEVNVVKNTLSEMAETVGSARGAMSELMNEMSKITSILEEINAIAAQTNLLSLNASIEAARAGEHGKGFAVVADEIRHLSEQSSEAADNIHKIINGLSGMTDEVSNRVNAGAESANDVVSKMDTLVNVLTGINDSTEVAHDLVREQYKVIESVRTAFDSVNSDIQTLVATSEENAAMISNISESIRQQEEAVSNVDDGIEHVLKLSGELKEHFN
- a CDS encoding PTS transporter subunit IIC produces the protein MWEKFKTFLKRKDIEVSVKRYGIDALGAMAQGLFCSLLIGTILNTLGTQLHIGFLTNTVATVSGVNYTVGGLASAMSGPAMAVAIGYALKCPPLVLFSLITVGFASNALGGAGGPLAVYFVAIIAAEAGKMISKETKIDILVTPLVTIGVGTGVAALIAPALGKAAMKIGELIMLATNLQPFLMGIAVSVLVGIALTLPISSAAICAAFGLTGLAGGAAVAGCCAQMVGFAVMSFKENRWGGLVSQGIGTSMLQMGNIIKNPRIWIAPIVTSAITGPMATCLFKLQMNGTPVSSGMGTCGLVGQIGVYSGWIADIANGTKAAITGFDWAGMILISFILPAVICPLINMLLKKIGWVKDGDMKLS